The DNA window TGAGGCCTGGACCTGGCCTAGGGTCACCCGCCGAATGGGAGCCGATGGCTCCGCTCGAGATCCCCTACCTCGTCAACTCGCCCTCAACTACAGGCGAGTTCCGGCGCTTCTGTGAAGACGACGTCCCCCGCCACCCCCTTCCTGCCGTCCGGGTGTCGCGACACCCTGGTGCGGCCGATCAAAGCACGTGCCCATGATACCGCATCCAGGCCTCGATCACCATTGCCTCAAGGACGATCCCGCAAGGTCGAACTATTCCAGGTCAATATATCGTACGTGTGTTCGTGTCACGCAGACGGATCACGCGTCGTCACCGTCCCGTCGAGCCGCCGCGCGATGAGGTCGACGAGGCTCCGCGCCGTCTCGTGCGCGAGCGCGGCGACGTCGCATTCGGTCATCACGCGCACCAACGGCTCGGTGCCGGACGCGCGGACGAGCACGCGCCCACGCCCCGCGAGGCGCCGCTCCGCGTCGGCGACCGCGGCGAGAATCTCGGGGTCGTCCTGCCAGCGCTCCGGAAACTGGACGCGCACGTTGAGCAAGATCTGTGGGAACCGGTGCAGGAACGGTTCGGCGTGTTCCTCCACGGGGCGGCCCGATTCCAGCAGCACGTTCATGAGCTGCAGCGCGGTCACCAACCCGTCTCCGGTCGTCGCATGGTCGAGAAAGATCACGTGTCCGCTCTGCTCTCCGCCGACGCGCGCGCCGGTTTCGAGCATCCGCTCCAACACATACCGGTCGCCCACGCGCGCGCGCTCGAGACGGACGCCGCGCGCGTGCAGGGCGACCTCGATCCCCATGTTGGTCATCACCGTCGCCACGAGCAGGTTGCCGGGCAGCGTGCCCCGCGCCGCATGGTGAAGCGCGGTGATGCCCATGATCGTGTCGCCGTCGAGCACGCGGCCGCGGCGATCCGCCGCGATCACGCGGTCGCCGTCCCCGTCGTGCGCAAACCCCAGGTCGGCCTGGTGTTCGAGGACCGCCGCCTGGATCACCTCCGGATGCGTGGACCCGCAGCCGGCGTTGATGTTCGTGCCGTTGGGGGAGGCGTGCAGGGGAATCACGGTTGCGCCGAGGCGCTCCCACAGCCGCGGCGCGACGTGCGCGGTCGCGCCGTTCGCGCAGTCCACCGCGATGCGCCAGCCGTCGAGCCGCGCCCCGGCGAGCCCGACCAAGTAGGCGAGGTACCGCTCCGCTGCGTCGGCCACATCCTGGATGCGGCCGACGGCCGCCCCGGTCGGCCGCGGCAACGACGGAGCCTCGTCCATCATCACCTCGATCCGCGCCTCCATCTCGTCCGGGAACTTGAACCCGGTCGGTGCGAACAGCTTGACGCCGTTGTCCTCCATCGGATTGTGCGACGCGGAGATTACGGCCCCGGCGTGCACGTCGAGATCGCGCGTCAGCAACGCGATCCCCGGCGTCGGCAGGACGCCGAGGCGGAGCACGTCGGCGCCCGCAGAACAACACGCCGCGACGAGCGCGGCCTCGAGCAGGTCACCCGAGATGCGCGGATCGCGGCCGACCGCGAACCGTCCCCGGCCGCCGGGCGAGAGCACGTGCACCGCCGCGCGGCCGAGCCGGTCCACGAGGTCGGTGGACAGATCGGCGTTGGCGACGCCGCGGATGCCGTCCGTCCCAAAGAACCGCCCCATCGCGGCTACGGCGCCACGGTCAGGGTGATCTGGGCCGGCGTGATTGCGAGCAGCCGGACGCCGTTCGGCAGGACGACGCGCGGCGCCACACGGCGGGCGCCGCGTGCGGGCCCGGAGGCGTCCACCTCGACCATGAGGGCGGACGGCGCGAGCCGCTGCACGGCGTCCTGCGGGCCCTCAACCTGGACGTCCACGTGGTCTGGCGCCGCCCGCGCGGCCGAGCCCTTGGGCACGCCCGAGATGCGCACCGGCACCCCCGGGAGGACCCGAGAGAGCAGCATCCGGCCGATGCGCACGACGACCGTGACCTGTTGGGTTTGGGCGGCGCTGCCCTGCGGGAGGGCCAACGCCACCTTCCGCGTCACGTCGCTGCGCGCGCCGCCGATGTCGATCGGCGCGGTGGTCGCGGTCTGGATCGCCTGCAGCGCGGTCACCGACCCCGACACTGCGACGGTCTGCGGCGTGATCGTGACGCCGGTCACGGCGAGCCCCGAGGCCGGCGATCCGACGAGCGCCGGCACCACGGGCACGATCTTGGTGATCGTCCCCTCGCGCACGGGCAGCGTCGCCTGCACGATCGACGGATCGATCGTCAGGCCGCGCACCTCCTGGCCGGTCGCGTCGAGCAGGTGCACGGGGACCGAGCTGAAGAGCTGCTGTCGCAGCTGGGAGGTGTCGAGCGTCACGACGACGTGCCGCACCTCCTGCACCTGCGTCGCCGCGCCGCTGATCGCGACGTGATCGGGCTGGACGCGCGGCGTGCCCAGCGTCACTCCGGGGGGCGGCACGCCGATCAGGCTGACCTCGACCGCGAACCGCTGCCGCATGAGCGCGTCGATCACCACGACGGCCTCGGCCGGGGTCCGCTCGACGACGCGCACCTCGGGAGGCGCGGCGATGTAGACCGGCTCCCGGTGCTCGCCGGGGCGGAGCCCGCTGAGATCCACGGACGCGTCAAGCAGCGCCGGCGTGAGCAGGGCGAGCGCGGAGCGCGGTCCCTGCAGATGCACCTGCACGCGACTGGGCGCCTGCACCACCACCTCGGACGCGCCCAGCCCGCGCACGTGGAGGTCGAGCGTCATGATGCGCTCGACGAGCGGGTTCTGCGCCGTGGCCACATAGAGCCACATCACGGTCGCGATCACGACGGAGAGCACCGCGTAGACGAATCGCGTGTTGGCGAACCGCCGCCTCATGCCTCCTTCCTCCACGGCCAGAACGCTGGCACGCGGAGCGGCGGCACGCGCGGCACGTGAAACACGCCGGCTCGCATCGGCGCCGGGCCGGCGAGCGCGAGCAGGGCCACCTTGAGCTCTTCCTCGCTCAGGCCGCGCCGTACGCGTCCTTCCCGGGCGAGCGAGATCGTCCCGGTTTCCTCAGACACCACGACCGCGACGGCGTCCGTGTCTTCCGTGATGCCCAGCGCCGCGCGGTGGCGCGTGCCCATCCCCCTGGCCAGCCCGGGGCGTTCGCTCAGCGGGAGCAGGCAGCCCGCGGCCGCAACGCGGTTTCCCCGCAGGATCAACGCGCCGTCGTGCAGCGGGGTGTTGGGATAGAAGATGTTGATCAGCAACTGCACCGTCACAACCCCGTCCACACGGATCCCCGTGTCGATCACGTCCTGCAGGCCGACCTGGCGCTCGAGCACGATGAGCGCGCCGATCTTGCGGGAGCCGAGCACGCGCGCCGCCCGTGTGACGTCGTTGATGAGCCGGATCGCGGCTTCGCGGTCCAGCCCGTGGGGACTCAGCCCCACGAGCGAGACGCCGCCCCGGCCGAGCTGCTCGAGCATGCGCCGCAGCTCCGGCTGGAACAGGATCAGCAGCGCGATCGGGACGACCAAACCAACGTAGCCCAACAGCCACTGCAGCGTGTACAGGCCCAACCAGCGGCTGACCACGTACACGCCGAACAGGACGGCCAGCCCGCTGACAAGCTGCACCGCCCGGGTGCCGCGAATCAGCATCAACACCTGGTAGACGATGATCGTGACGACCAGGATGTCGACGAGGTCCCACACGCGAAGCGGAAACGGTACCGGCCAGGGCATCCCGGCCACCTCCGGCGCGGCGCCGGTCGATCGGGGCGCGCAACCCCCTTACAACGCCAACGCGAGAAGGGACTTCTGCACGTGCAGGCGGTTTTCCGCTTCGTCAAACGCCACCGCGCGCGGCCCGTCCAGCAGCTCGTCGGTGATCTCCTCGCCGCGATGGGCGGGGAGGCAGTGCGAGACGACCGCATGGCGCGGGGCGTGGGCGAGCAGCGCGGCATTGACCTGGTACCGCGAGAACGCGCGGCGCCGGCCCTCGAGCTCGGCCTCCTGCCCCATGCTCGTCCAGACGTCGGTGTACACGAGATCCGCGTCCCGCACGGCCCACACCGGATCGTCGGTCACGTCGACGGTCGCGCCGTCCGCAGCGCACACCCGCGCATCCCGCAAGGTCTCCGCGTCGAGCTCGTACCCCGGCGGCGTGGCGATCGCCATCGACGCTCCGAGCCGGACGGCGCCAAGGACGAGCGAGCGAAGCACGTTGTTCCCGTCGCCGATCCACGCGATCCGGACGCCGCCCACGCGTCCGAAGCGCTCCTCGATCGTCAGCAACGCGGCCAGCGCCTGACACGGGTGCTCCCAGTCCGACAGCGCGTTGATCACCGGGACGCGGGCGTGCGCGGCCAGCGCCACCACGTTCGCGTGCGCGAAGGTGCGCGCGGCGATCCCGTCCACCCACCGCTCGAGATTGCGGGCGATGTCGGGGTACGACTCCCGGGTCCCCATGCCGATGCTCCGCGAGTCGAGATAGATCCCGTGGCCGCCGAGGTGCAGCATCGCCGTCTCGAAGGTCACGTGGGTGCGAAGCGACGGCTTGGCAAACACGAGCGCCAGCACTTTGCCGGCGAGGAGCGGTGGGCGGTCACCGTGGCGGCCGCGCTGCTTCAGCTCCGCCGCCACGGCCAGCACGGTGCGCATTTCCTGGACGTCGAGATCGCGGATCGCGAGGAAGTCCCGCCCCCGCAGCTCGACCTGTGCCCGCTCCACCGCGTACGGCCTCTCCACGGTCCGCGCTCCCCTCCGCCGCTTTGGGTTCGAGGCATGTTGGTGATGCATAATTATACATCCTCGGATCATAATAATGCAACACGGAGGTCGCGTC is part of the bacterium genome and encodes:
- the glmM gene encoding phosphoglucosamine mutase — protein: MGRFFGTDGIRGVANADLSTDLVDRLGRAAVHVLSPGGRGRFAVGRDPRISGDLLEAALVAACCSAGADVLRLGVLPTPGIALLTRDLDVHAGAVISASHNPMEDNGVKLFAPTGFKFPDEMEARIEVMMDEAPSLPRPTGAAVGRIQDVADAAERYLAYLVGLAGARLDGWRIAVDCANGATAHVAPRLWERLGATVIPLHASPNGTNINAGCGSTHPEVIQAAVLEHQADLGFAHDGDGDRVIAADRRGRVLDGDTIMGITALHHAARGTLPGNLLVATVMTNMGIEVALHARGVRLERARVGDRYVLERMLETGARVGGEQSGHVIFLDHATTGDGLVTALQLMNVLLESGRPVEEHAEPFLHRFPQILLNVRVQFPERWQDDPEILAAVADAERRLAGRGRVLVRASGTEPLVRVMTECDVAALAHETARSLVDLIARRLDGTVTTRDPSA
- a CDS encoding CdaR family protein, with protein sequence MRRRFANTRFVYAVLSVVIATVMWLYVATAQNPLVERIMTLDLHVRGLGASEVVVQAPSRVQVHLQGPRSALALLTPALLDASVDLSGLRPGEHREPVYIAAPPEVRVVERTPAEAVVVIDALMRQRFAVEVSLIGVPPPGVTLGTPRVQPDHVAISGAATQVQEVRHVVVTLDTSQLRQQLFSSVPVHLLDATGQEVRGLTIDPSIVQATLPVREGTITKIVPVVPALVGSPASGLAVTGVTITPQTVAVSGSVTALQAIQTATTAPIDIGGARSDVTRKVALALPQGSAAQTQQVTVVVRIGRMLLSRVLPGVPVRISGVPKGSAARAAPDHVDVQVEGPQDAVQRLAPSALMVEVDASGPARGARRVAPRVVLPNGVRLLAITPAQITLTVAP
- the cdaA gene encoding diadenylate cyclase CdaA, coding for MPWPVPFPLRVWDLVDILVVTIIVYQVLMLIRGTRAVQLVSGLAVLFGVYVVSRWLGLYTLQWLLGYVGLVVPIALLILFQPELRRMLEQLGRGGVSLVGLSPHGLDREAAIRLINDVTRAARVLGSRKIGALIVLERQVGLQDVIDTGIRVDGVVTVQLLINIFYPNTPLHDGALILRGNRVAAAGCLLPLSERPGLARGMGTRHRAALGITEDTDAVAVVVSEETGTISLAREGRVRRGLSEEELKVALLALAGPAPMRAGVFHVPRVPPLRVPAFWPWRKEA
- the argF gene encoding ornithine carbamoyltransferase; the protein is MERPYAVERAQVELRGRDFLAIRDLDVQEMRTVLAVAAELKQRGRHGDRPPLLAGKVLALVFAKPSLRTHVTFETAMLHLGGHGIYLDSRSIGMGTRESYPDIARNLERWVDGIAARTFAHANVVALAAHARVPVINALSDWEHPCQALAALLTIEERFGRVGGVRIAWIGDGNNVLRSLVLGAVRLGASMAIATPPGYELDAETLRDARVCAADGATVDVTDDPVWAVRDADLVYTDVWTSMGQEAELEGRRRAFSRYQVNAALLAHAPRHAVVSHCLPAHRGEEITDELLDGPRAVAFDEAENRLHVQKSLLALAL